The following DNA comes from Nicotiana sylvestris chromosome 10, ASM39365v2, whole genome shotgun sequence.
TGCTTATACCTCTCGCCTATCAAAATTCTGTTCAAAAATCTCGTCCGAAAACTTCTATAGAGAAGGATTTCCTTCTTAAACATAAGAATTAATGTTATTTATTTGGGGAAaataaagaaagggaaagaaaacacaaaatgaatccaaaaaaaataatccATGGGGAGCACTTCTACATGAAATttgttgaaatatatatatataaagctagTTAATTAAGGGTGCCAAAATCTTGAAATTTGTTGCAACTAGTTTTCATTCAGCAACATATATCTACATAATTACACTTCTTTCACCTCTATCTATGCGTATATATGCCccccccacccacccaccccACCCCAACAACAAAAAAAACCGTCTagagaaacaaaaacaaaacgaAAACTAAAAAGGAAACTACATTTCCTTTTGTTCTTGGCTGATCTAACAACCAACCGATAGCAGAAGCCGCCAAAATAGTTTCTTCAACATCTTATTATTATGCTGGACTAGTCAATCCAAGAGTGAGCTCTAACCCTACGTCACCATCTTCCTCCAATTTCACAGGCAGCACCGGTTCAACCCGGTTCACCAAGGACGGTTCAACAGTTTCAACAGAGAAAGAGTCATGACTTGGTGCACGTTTCAACTCATCTTCTTCCTCCATATGATTGTCAAAATCCCACCCTGTAATACTAAACTTTAACGGACCGGGTTCGTTTATCATGTACTCTGATGCAGTAGTTTCAACTTTAGCTTTGCGCTTGAATCTGTTCCTGGTTTTGACCACTTGATGAATATCAGTTGAATTATTTTTGGAAATGTGTCGAATATCACAGCCTTTTAATGGCATGATTTGAAGAGACACTTGATTATCTGTGTTGTTATCGTCGTTGATTGGGATTTGTATGACAGTAGAGCCTTTGAGAACTGATTCAACTGCTTCTTGGCAACGGGTCCAGTTTCCTGAACACATCAACCCAACTGAACCGTGGACCGGGTTTATTATCCGGCCACAAGCTTCGTATAATAGAGACCTAAAGATGGCTGCAGAAGGCACAAGATCagtaattagaaaaaaaataaagcATTTTAAGACATGTTCATCAACATGCATATTAGTATACGTTTTTTTATTTCATTGGTCACAAAGTTTAATCAAGACGAGACTTTCGACACGATACTAAAATTATTCTTCAAGTATATCATGATCGTAGGTGAATCAGGAATTCATGCGAGGAAATTCAAGACAAAACAGTAGAATGTCACACTTGAATCTTGAATCTTGAATCTATAACCTAaagtaaattttaaaaaattacacAAAAATCTTTTCTTAGCTAAGAAAATTCACCAATTTATGtgtaataataatttaaaaaaaaaatcattttacaCTATTtgcacaaaataatttttttgataATAATTCCCTTTTTCTCTACATAGCTCCACCCTTGGTCGTGAACTATAAAAACATGTCATAagctaaaattaaaaattaaaagttatttttaaaaaaaaaaaaaaaaagactattCCGTATATCATACTTTTATCAACAGATTTAAAGGAGAAAAAGATCATATAAAATGATACTACAAAGAAGAGATAATATATACCAGGGCGGAGATGATCGGGGCCGGAATTGATGAGGTTAAAGAGGCCAGCACGGCCATAAAATTTGGCAAGAAAAACAGTAGCGTTGGCTTGAGAATCAGGTGATCTGATCCATTGAAGACATGGTCTTAAACTACAGTTTTCACTACAACCTTTGCGTAGTACTCTGCATCCATTACAGCTCATTCTCATACTGAAAAACACACAGAAAAAATGGAGAAAAACTGAAGAGAGAAAgtaaaagaaagaggaaaaatgTTATAGTGAAGGCGGAGAGAAATGGAGAAGGGGTATTTATCAATGGTGAGAAGTAAGGGGGGGGTATGAGAGGGGGGGTGGGGTAGGTTTGAGCTTATGTCATGTTTGGGTGACCAAGCAAGTGGGGAGAAAGTAATACCTGAAAACCAGAAATTGTTTttctccttattttattttttaatgtaCCCACAGTTCAGgttgatttaaaaaataattctCCCCTTTTTTGGGCCCATTTTTTTTGGTTCGTGTGGCATGCCTAATATGTGAAATAACTTATTTGTCTATTATATATTCAAAAATAATGACTTATACTATAATACTTTTATATACAATTTAAAATTCCCTTTTATCGAATGTCCCTGAAGGAATTATATAAAATTTAAGTTTTATGCCTTAATTGTGTAAAAAGTTGAAATTTTTACACAAATAATCGGTCATATTCATTGTTTAATTTTTCTACATGTATATATAGTTTATACATtcattatacataattatacacatataatgCATAAATAATGCATATATTATACTTTCATtaactatttttagtttaagcagtTGAATGGACGGCTATTTGGATTAATTCTTTTAAAAAGTTTCATAAATCAGCCATTAGTAAGCTATAACATGTGCTAAGTAACATATTATATTAAATTGCACTTAaatttattatattatcaaaacATAGGTACTTGTATCCTCTCATCTTATATATAGTTgatttataaaatacaaaataacTTGGTTCCACGTCTAAATAAGGCTTGGGCCATTAAGAAAGTTTCAATTTCATTTAATAATGATCAATTTAGTTTTGTGGTAAGAAATTAtagtttattttatatttttaaacaaTTATTTGACTTTTAAcaaatttaagaagaaaaaaagaaaaaacttgaAGGAAAAGGTTAAGGGTGTAGTGAGGTGTCGGTATGTAGGAAAAAGATTCCATTTCCAAAAAATAATCAGCGCGTGGAAAGCACGTGAAGAAGAAAGGAACACCGTGCGGTTCGCCACATAATGTCACGTAAAACACCACCCCCATCCCTCACGGTGTTGGCCCCACCCCCATCCCTCACGGTGTTGGCCCCACCCCCCTCCTTCTCCCGGTTTTTAGGAACTTTTGTTTCCACAAAACCGGCTTACTTTTACAATTAAAAAACCGCTTTTAGATAACCCGGTTTTGCCCCCTAAAAAATGCCTGTGGGCGCCCTAAGTGTTTGTTAAGTTGagtcatatttttgttttttatgcCATAAATGGCCAATGCTTATCCTAATTGCCATTTGTTTGGACTTGtccttattttatttatttctttggTTATAAGAGTTAGTAAAATGTCATTCCTTCTTTTCCTAAAATAAATATACTGCCATTGTTTTGCTAAATCATCAATAAATTCATGCTTAGTTTCATTATACTAGCTTCTTTTGTTGATTTAAATTTAGATAAGAatcataaaattcacataaagaGAGCCTTGAAGTAACGGTAAAGTTGTTTCCGTGTGATCTATAGATTATTGTTTTTAATCGTGGAAGCAGTCACTAATAATTGTATTAAGTTAGGTTGTCTACATCTCACCTCTGAGATGCAGTTCATCCTTGGACTCTGCATAAATAGGAATGCATATCGGTAACCTTTTTAAAGCTGATGACACTTAATTGTGAATTTTTTTATGATGAATGGAGAAATAGATTAATAAAAATTCGTATTTTTGATTTTAATTTTTGGTACTGAAGCATAATTATTGATGATGGCGGATAAACTCGAATTGAGAATATATGCCTACTCTACCTAGTGTGTGTTAAATTTGCCATGAAATTAAACTGGTAGATGTagaataattttattaatttaattatatatttaaaaCAATTAGATATTTTAAATTatgtttaatttattttttagacTACACACCTCTTTCAAGTAGGCTCTCTCTTTCTTCTGCGTAACTTCAGAAAACACTCCTTTAAGTGCATAAGTTCTTTATTATCAAACTAAATTATAGATTGGAATAAGTTGGGTTGCTTTCCCTATGGTCGCTAGTGGAAATAGCTTCATTAATTTCTGGATTATCTATGCTAATCTTGATGATCTAAGATACCACATCAAATCTATTGCTTTTCATACTTcagtgtttatatatatatatatactagttggATTAGCCCGGGCTATGCCCGTGCCCAATTACAATATCTTCCTGCATCTTGTACAGTAAGTATGAATAACTCCATATATTGGAAATTCAATACTTTTGATTCCCATCAAATGTAACTTCCCAAATATTAAGTTTGAAACACAAGAAATCAACATCGCAGGAGATTTGATATGATCAGAAATAGTTTAGCACTATAAAGCTATATTCAAAAATTTCACTCTGTTTCAAAATTTATCACCTTTCTATAAAATTACAAGGCTCGATCACAAGATCTGTCGTTAGATGCGAGATCAATTTTATTAATAGAATTAACATCGTATACTAATATATACACGGGGGATATCTATAAACCATTTACCAAACGATAGGGTTAGTTTAGGCCCTTTTCCGTATGTAGTATACGTTttacataacaacaacaacaacagcagcaacaacaacaacaacaataataataacaacccagtaaaatccctcTAGTGAGGTCTAGGAAGGGTAGTTTGTACAACCTGTTTGGATTGTTGTTAGTTGTTACCTATTATATTtcatcgtattgttactttaaatattatttgttttgattgttacttattATTGTTTTGTATTCTAAATATATCATTACTTAACGATGAAATCAATTTGATGTGCTCGCATCCTTACCTTATTTTTTCTTCTCATTTCATCcttaataattttttaatatttatgtTTCACCCTCTATCCTATTTTAATAATACGTCTATCTCGTATTAtacttttttttaataatattataATGTATCCTTCAAACTGCAGGTGTATGATATTATAAAATGATTAAAAACGATATAATCTATCCAAATTGTAATCATCGAAACAACACAGTATAATACATACAATAGAATACGATATACACCATAAAATGTTGAATAACAATAATCcaaaaaatataacaaaagttAGCAATTTAAACGCACGCATACCCGCTTTGCATGCATAAGTTACTCATTTCAGGAaagtttaattattaaaaatctctgttctttttcttttaaaaggacataagttttcttttatttgcaCATTATTATTTTCCATCTAGGCTCACGGTATCATCATATATTTAATATAGACAAATAAAATACTCCAATGATATCTTCCTATGCATTGCTAATTAGTTTTAATTAGTTTCATCTAGCCTTTCGTCTTTTCTTCAATTCATcgtacattttttattttccaaaatttaGTTAGTAGAAAGTTTAGTTGACTTGCAATATATTTAACAAAAATAATACTCTGCTACAATTTTCATTAGAAAtaattttgtcattttggtaaaagaatataaattaattaaattgagTTATCTAGTATGCATTTACAAaacattatttttttattacaATAAAAAACTTGCAAAATCACATTTGTGAAAAAGAGTGAGCATGAGAAAGAAAATTCAAATGGGGCCCACTTATTAGAAAAGTTATGCATGCACCACTCACGTTAGCCAAAATGTAACCTAAGGGCTGTCAAACTGAATTCCACGTATTATGCTGTAAGTGCAATTACAATTTTATCCCCAGGCCAGGCAGACATGTTGATCCTGAGCTACCGGGTTATTCTCATTTATAGTATagtaatgatatatatatatatatagccgtGTGTTTAGAGTTTAGGGTACAGGTTTAGTCGAACACAGTAATTTTGGTCCAAACTTTGTATTTATCTTAAGAAATCCAtttaatatgtataaattattaatttagaactcaaTAATTTATTAACGTTAGAAGCGCCACTACTAGAAATAAGGTGATTTCCGTCCAAAGCTTTCCAACCGAAATCGATTAAAAATAAGAGTATTTGGTCGCAAAGGTCAATAAAAATTTTCTGacagcaaaaaaataaaatttatgaccgaattcggtcggaaattgGTCAAATATTTGTATATaatgtacaaaaataattatttattaaaatatttccAAATTTCCGACTGAAATTGGTcaatttccgaccgaattcggtcggaaattgGTCATACTTGTATATaatgtacaaaaataattatttattaaaagtTCTTCAAATTCGGTCGGAAATAGAGGACGGAATTACACTGTTTTTTTAGTAATGAGCTCCGCCTCTAATGCAGGTGAAAAAAGGGGCCCTTTCTCTTGTTTGCTGTACTTGTAGTGTGAATGCAGACTATCATAAACTAAAGAAACAATCCATTTGCATGATAATGTCAATATAATCACTCGTGTGATTAATGTACATATGAAGATCAAGTGACAAATATGACTACTGTGtgatgtttatatatatatatatatactctatGGCTATTTAACGCTGGATTCGTGTGGAAAAGAAGTGGAAATGAGACTTAGactttttattataaaaaataggGCATTACCATACACATTAGAAAGTGATAGTTGAAGCTGTTACCTACATTCTAACGCATGAATGGAAAagttccattttttcttttgaataGATTGAAAAAACTTTGCAATTAAAGGGAAAAAGATTTAGAAAGGGGTTAAAGAATATACTTTGCTCTCTTTCTTGGTTGACAATTTTGGATAACTAGCTAATGGAGATAACTATTCCCTCGAAACAGCATCTAACTACCACGAAATTTCCTTTGTATAATTGTATGATTTATTTATTATTGGCACGAGTTAATTATGAGATAAGAGTCTTTAAAACGTCAATTGAACTAACCTATCAACTGTTTACTTGAGAGAAAAGCTCGTCAGAATCGAGCTCTGGTATCGTTAAGTTTGTGCTAGAGGCGGAGCCAAGATTTAAATTTATGAGTTCGAGATTCTAGTTCTTTTTAAGTTATtaagttctaaattaataatttgtacatattcaatTAATTTCTTAAGACAAATACGAAATTTGGACCAAAGTTACTGGGTTCGTCCGTGTGTAgggtggcaaaatggttcaaagaaaacagttaaccacccatattatccactaaaaaatgagttggataattaactttttaaaaacgggtcaaatatggataagaaccatattatccatttagaaaatggataactaatgagtgaccaatggataaccaatgggtctaacttttatatttgtaaagcctcaaatttggggttcctcaagttagggagactaaaaATTCTCCTAAAAGTGATCAtatacaagaagtcatggataatatgggtaacccatattatccgtcggttaacccattttttatccgtattaaatatgggtcggatcGAATAATTGATCCgtttttcattacccgttttcgacccgaaccatatcAGACCCGCCGCACGTTTGCCATTCCTATCCGTGTGTATTAGGtttaaccatctcatatatgacCTTAACGACTAAGATAGCATGCAAAATATAGTGCATGTTTTATTTAAAGAAGATATAACCTTTTCCTTATTCGTGAGAGTTTAATCTGCAATTGGGACTAGCTGTTTCATTGCGTTGCTTAATTGAGAATAACACTTAACTTATTTGTTGGACTACATTACAGCATAACATGCTGCTCATCAAAATCCAACTTCCCAGGTAAAATAGATGATTTGGGCCTCAAGCTACAGCCCACTTCAAGATTAATGGGCAAGTTGTATATTGGGCCAGCGGCCCATTTCAAGATTAATGGGCAAGTTACAGCCCACTTCAAGATTGATGGACAAGTTTTAAATTATATGTATATTATAaattaatatataaaatattataGTATATTTTACCGGACATGTCCTCACTCTTACTGGTCCAGGAAGAAACTTAAGCCCAATAACTACATGGATTTTTACGCAAATAGCTGGCCATATTCATTGCTTACTTTTACTAGTCATATACATAGtttatacatagattatacataattatacttatacataaattatacataattatatgcATATAATACACAAATTATGTATATCTgctggctatttttaatttaaacagTTGGATGGACGGCTATTTGGATTAATTCTTCGTAACTATATATATGAACTTGACCGTTTAAAAAGAGTCCTTGTGAGCCCAACTCAAGATTAATTTATGAGATTTTTAAGCTGATAAGCACCCAACTCAAGCACACTTAAGTGGATGAAAAGTACCAAATAGTCCTCAAAGTGGATGACCTTGAATTATTGTCCTCCCGTGCGCTGCGGGCATAACTTCAAATTTAACAAGTGTTGCCCCTCGTTTGCCTTATGAACAATACTTTTAACTTTTGACTTTGAAATTTTGCGTATGGAGCAAGCCCGGATTAAAAGTTAAAGACCACCCTAAAAAATGTcatatttcttcattttttgcatttaagtGCACCACTATCTACTTTTAGGGCTACTATTCAAAACATGTCTAGCATTTATGAAATATTTAAAGTTTAGCCAAAAAATAAACCACCGCATCGATGCTGCACTGCAACTTCTTTTCCTCCCAATTGCATTAGTTGAATAATGCAATCTAAATTCTTGACCGCTGCTAACTGATACGAGATCAAAGCACAAAGGATGCAACAGGGAAAGAACTGCAGTTGTAACAGATAGTACTCTTGACTAGACATACAGATACAGTGTTAAAagatattactccctccgttctaatttacgtgaacctgtttgactgggcacagaatttaagaaaaaaatgaatacttttagaatttgtggtcctaaacaagtcaaaaagggatccagagtatttgtgttgttataaaagcttctcattaaggatagaactggaaatttaaattaaattgtttccaaatttaaaaatgagtcattctttttggaacggaccgaAAATGAAATAAGTTCACACAAACCGAAACGAATGGAGTAATATAATATGTATGGTGCCTTAATGGTACAAAAATAAAAGTTTAAAGTAATACAGTCATAtttgttcttatattttttaaCTGTTATAATGAAGTGTTGTTGTATAGCACATATAATATGAAAAATTAGTTCCAAAGAACACTTGGCTAACATAGTGAAATATTGTTATAAAGGTTGACCGTTCTGAATGTACTTCAGAAAAATTGTGTGATAGAAGATATCACATTAaagtttaaaatttgaatagtttaaATGAATTTGAATTATTAAAGGTGatcaattatttttaaaataaaataatagtacATATTAACAGAACGGTgtcaaaaattctaaaattaaaGGTGTCAAACTGTGTAAGCTGAAATGAGTGCAGTTATATCTTCTCTAAGAATAATTTTTTTGTGTGCTTTAGATTTCTAAAACTTCAAGATCTACTACTTTTTGCAGATTTTCAAATGAATGATTGAACACTTATCTTTTATGTTTGTTTGACTGGGAGTCCGGaatcaaaatgtggttcttttggacaagTAGCACCTTAATAGGTGTAAAACAAAAAGATGTCATTTTtatatatatagcgcccaaatactgggTGTTATACATTAACGTTAACTGTGTCGTTAATGTATAGAGcccagtatttgggcgctatacaTAAAAAACTGACACTAACAGGTATAGCGCCCAAACACTGGGGACGCTACACATAAAACATTATGTATAGCGTCCAGTATTTGGGCGATATACACCCttttcctggccccaccaataattcctcacttcaataattcaaaagcgcaTAGTGCCTACTTTTTGGGTgctatatataaataatatatataacccggctagccatttcctatataaagatgttaggattgtatagaaattcatttaAAAGGTGTATAGCGTAGAAATTTCTCGGCTAGCCATTTCCAtactcttgttgaaacgtttattgttattaaattctccagcattttttcattatgtctgaagagcgtagaataagggttttattatattgggggggttaggttgtgatggagaataactctgtgggctacagtttacctgctcaaTGTCGTGTTAAATTgacacttacaatggagtacgataaattgatatcgttgttatgcaaaaaaatgagtgtgaggaaacgttcagtgatattTAAAGTAACCGAAAGATATCCGTATTCagtcactccgcaaggggttgctttttactcggagtttaacatcgacgatgatgaaactttgagtgattttctggGGAATCCGGATGAATGTCGGGAATTTCTTATAATCaaaatgttggagatgtacgtgaagatcgaagacgttccaaaaaatgaggttgtgtGTAGTAGAGATAACACCCACTCAttgggtggttattctggagatGTTTTTGCCGGACAAGTTCtagatgaaagagttttccttgatttaaacttatcaccacTGGCGAAttagcagcgagaaaataatttataccctactttccataattcacaagacgagtggtaaacttcaattttcatttgtgttaattatgtatatttttggtgtatcgaatttgtattaacgctcatatatttaatagggggtaccggccggatatgaattttacaagtggcccatccggtagtcatcacctaattgaaaacgtccatcatggaatttcatcacattacgacttgtaagtgaaatgatatagccatatggaaagcatttattaattcagtagcttatatttttgttggttgtgtagtaaaatacatattcaattacgtaTTCTaggcgtttaagccagcaattgatggtttttcgcattgccGACCCGTAATATCTATAGACAGAACTCATGTCTAtagaaagtacgatatcaagctattgatagccgtggcagtggatgctaatggacagatatttcctctagcttttgatGTTTGTGCCAATAAAAGTACAGAGACGTGGACGCTGTTTTTAAACCACCTGAAAGAGCACAttgtcaaacaacgttcaggtatttgtttaatatctgatcggcatggtggtatattaagttctgtggtgaacttgcctgcatggcaagaaccttatgcatatcACCGTTACTGTGGGGGgaactttaaggccaatttccagaaggcacatcccaacaaggatctacatgatttgatgtggatggcagcaacagaccaccaacaacataaatttcGGGCATATGGactctatcaggcaagaagacgacaCATCCTattgttggttaatgcgacatcaCCCAAAAATGTGGActttgcatgcggatggtggcagacaatggggaattcttactacaaacatgtcagagtccttcaacgggttattgaagcCGGCAAGAGGATTGCCTGTCATAGCCATGGTGcagatgtcgttcaagcagatggcagagaggtttgttgaacggtctgcagttgcaacggaattgatgaaaagggttgttgaatttatgccagtgccgatgcagagatttgagaaatacagacggcgagcacattggcattcatttttgcagtatgataacgaaggaggtgtttttgaagttcgcaccgcctatccataataatcggggtaataatgtacatactataAATGAATAAGCAAGGTTATGCTCCcgtgggaaatggtccatctaccacatgcttTGCGCATATGACATCAAGTGTTTTCAatgtgttggttatgcggagaccaactatattgataaaaaatatagtgtttccaagtacctaaacacatatagtggtcagttgcagccagtgggtgctgagcattattggcctccggaaccatttaaaatggtgtgtaacaagtcatATTTACGTAAAatacaggtgcagaagagaacgcgtatacaaaaccaaatggatgttagtgataccgtttatgcgtgcaaatgtggtatatgcttgcaaacaggacacgaccgtcgtaaatgtccttcagctggtttggatgacaaaactaatcaagctcgtggtgggtgttcttctagtgtacctaactacccatgagttgatgttgtaataattagttgttatgtctatgttgcaagatttatgaaataaaattatgattgttaattatgatttgtactttcccattttacctatttaaataataatgtAATAAAATTATCTGTATATTTAGCGCGGTTAAATATACAGTTTTGTGTGTGTTGTCTTATCAAACTGAAAAATCTGACCAGctaacataaagttgtcttgtcaatatcatgatatttaacacgcaaaatatagcgtCGTTAGATAGTACATTATGTATTTAGCGCGATTAAATATACAGttttgtgtgtgttgtcttgtcgaactgaaaaagctgaccaactgacataaagttgtcttgtcaacatcatgatatttaacacgcaaaatatagcgccattaaaTAGTACGTTATGTATTTAGCGCGGTTGAacactacgttatgtgtgtgttgtcttgtcggactgaaaaagctgaccagctgatataaagttgtcttgtcaacatcatgatatttaacacgcaaaatatagcgccattagatagtacgttatgtattTAGCGCGGTTGAacactacgttatgtgtgtgttgtcttgtcgaactaaaaaagctgaccagctgacataaagttgtcttgtcaacatcatgatatttaacacgcaaaatatagcaCTATTACATAGTACGTTATGTAtttagcgcggttaaatactacattATGTAGGTGTTGTATctcctataaataacgggctcattgtagttattttgtatgctcaaaatttactaaaagcaaatatttcattaaaagtaaggtttttttactaaaagcaaatatttcacaaatggccCAACCTCTTCGTCCGCCAAAGTGCAAGTGTGGAAAAGCATGCTctatgcaaaattgttgggacggtggtAAGTTGGACGTCGCTACTAGCCCTGTATTAACTAGTTTTACAAGGTTCtcggcgaacctatttgtgattttgaggaatgggttgatgaaccatgttatcaggaatatTACAGAGAACAATTGCAGTATCTTCATAATGTGTGTTTAAGACAATgagaacatgaaaaagaaagcaatagaattattgcagacttgagggcgaaactgaaggaggtgggagaagaaaaatggaaaagacaatggaattgtgaagcacaaaaggacgtaaaaaaatataaacgggaacttgcggaggtgaaggcgaaactgaaagaggtagaagaagaaaaagaacaactggaagaacgatttaagtggttggagcggagaataaatggcaaccggggctaaacattggcatgtacgtgtttagtgtatttttcatatttcatgtatttttattatgttggcatgttatgtttgtgtttgtgctgtagtaatatttttcttgtttgttgtactaaattttattttaattgaagtgaaagttaagtttaagtgcttgtgttgttatatgaaactatcaaacgaatggGGAACTAAAAAACGTAATGggcatattcgattaaatattgttgttaatgtatacaaaaatattatttaaaccaaattaaaaaaaaaaaaggaaggccgaatcaatgtgtcccgcatccggtgtgtctcaatgcagccgctggcctgaggcgcatcccctcccgcccgagtgcgctatcaggatcatcatcatcaagtcgtctccttatagcCGTATGCGGCGTAGGATaacatgtatcggtggtgctgtcaggtccagtataaggctacataataatatgaaacttaatatagaaaactacataacaattcacaacaatttatattgtcttaccatcatcgtgtctggatcctgaatgtagtcatctgtcgcagcatcgcatgaagcttt
Coding sequences within:
- the LOC104227210 gene encoding LOB domain-containing protein 40-like → MRMSCNGCRVLRKGCSENCSLRPCLQWIRSPDSQANATVFLAKFYGRAGLFNLINSGPDHLRPAIFRSLLYEACGRIINPVHGSVGLMCSGNWTRCQEAVESVLKGSTVIQIPINDDNNTDNQVSLQIMPLKGCDIRHISKNNSTDIHQVVKTRNRFKRKAKVETTASEYMINEPGPLKFSITGWDFDNHMEEEDELKRAPSHDSFSVETVEPSLVNRVEPVLPVKLEEDGDVGLELTLGLTSPA